In Aedes albopictus strain Foshan chromosome 3, AalbF5, whole genome shotgun sequence, the following are encoded in one genomic region:
- the LOC115261363 gene encoding cardioacceleratory peptide receptor isoform X2 gives MRTTEQFAVLWILFIVIVLGNLAVLVTLFMNKNRKSRMNFFIKQLAIADLSVGLLSVLTDIVQRITISWLAGNVACKVIRFIQVWVTYASTYVLVALSIDRYDAITHPMNFSGCWKRARRLVGAAWGFSAIFSSPMFYLYEERVIQDQLQCWIDLGDALRWQLYMCWVATSLFVIPAFIISACYVIIIKTIWSKGSMLGPVGGKHRFRNGSAELARRRASSRGIIPKAKVKTVKMTIVIVIVFVLCWSPYIVFDLLQVFEQIPKTQTNIAIATFIQSLAPLNSAANPLIYCLFSTHFVRTLKRLPPFRWLFRSGLCGTPPDDVVSHNGSGQTSSSRLRNHHSSDSMRTLTTSLTTSTRRPATIIRTSRVVI, from the exons ATGAGAACG ACTGAACAATTTGCAGTATTATGGATTCTATTTATAGTGATTGTACTAGGGAACTTGGCTGTGCTGGTGACGTTGTTTATGAACAAGAACCGGAAATCGAGGATGAATTTCTTCATCAAGCAGCTTGCCATCGCAG ATCTCAGCGTCGGGCTGCTGAGCGTGCTGACGGATATCGTGCAGAGGATTACCATTTCCTGGTTGGCGGGCAATGTGGCCTGCAAAGTGATACGATTCATCCAGGTGTGGGTCACGTACGCATCGACCTACGTGTTGGTGGCCCTCAGCATCGACCGATACGATGCAATAACTCATCCGATGAACTTTTCCGGCTGTT GGAAGAGAGCTAGAAGACTGGTAGGAGCCGCGTGGGGTTTTAGCGCAATTTTTTCATCGCCCATGTTTTATCTGTACGAGGAACGTGTCATTCAAG ATCAACTTCAATGTTGGATAGACCTGGGAGACGCACTACGGTGGCAGCTGTACATGTGTTGGGTGGCCACCTCGCTGTTTGTGATACCAGCCTTCATCATCTCGGCTTGTTATGTGATAATCATCAAGACCATTTGGTCAAAGGGTTCGATGTTGGGTCCGGTTGGTGGAAAAC ATCGCTTCCGGAACGGCAGTGCCGAACTGGCCCGGAGGCGTGCCAGTTCCCGTGGTATCATCCCGAAAGCTAAGGTGAAAACCGTCAAGATGACCATTGTGATTGTGATCGTGTTCGTGCTCTGCTGGTCGCCGTACATCGTGTTCGATTTGCTACAGGTCTTCGAGCAGATTCCGAAAACTCAAACCAACATCGCCATCGCAACCTTCATCCAAAGCCTGGCGCCGCTCAATTCCGCAGCTAATCCGCTGATCTACTGCCTTTTTTCGACGCACTTTGTCAGAACGTTGAA AAGACTGCCGCCATTTCGGTGGCTTTTCCGGTCCGGACTGTGTGGGACTCCTCCGGACGACGTTGTGTCCCACAATGGCAGTGGGCAGACGAGCAGCAGTCGGTTACGGAACCATCACAGCAGTGATTCGATGAGGACTCTCACCACATCGCTGACCACATCAACCCGCAGGCCGGCCACTATCATACGAACTTCGAGGGTGGTTATTTAG